One Bacteroidota bacterium genomic window carries:
- a CDS encoding CotH kinase family protein produces MKRIFFVAYLLTVCYLAYNQSINPEPDEVYAADEVALIELTMSESDKEALWFPENTYEDIYYLASMHFANSYLDETLDSVGIRIRGNTSRENFKKSLKIDFREFGGDKFHGYKKFNLKAGVNDPSMLREYISMQMYQAANIPVARAQHARVYINGEYMGLYLNVEQIDDEFLDKRFDSELGNLYKCFWGATFENNGEVNNNNLYELKTNEETNDRSKLINFVTVLNSYSGEDLKTRIEAIFDVETYLRQMAVETLIGHWDGYSFNSNNFYIHENPTTNKIDFIPYDLDNTFGIDWVGGDWGTRDVKQWGSDWINLPLNTKLLGIDSYFESYCRNMVTLCNTYFTHEYLDPILDENHTLIAPFVEEDLYYTYDRSYTYSDFQKTLDEARGDQVKYGVKEYIGVRNASALVQLEGYEPYDTTNNGGGTTTSISPLAESVLIFPNPVKEGYFFIKTSRPDASPVVYDQMGRQVKIEFYDLGNGEYRLSFNSLPQAGWYVLKIDNLAQKFIVR; encoded by the coding sequence ATGAAGAGAATCTTTTTTGTCGCGTATCTCCTTACCGTATGCTATCTTGCCTATAACCAAAGTATTAATCCAGAACCAGATGAGGTTTATGCTGCAGACGAAGTAGCCCTGATTGAGTTAACTATGAGTGAAAGTGACAAGGAAGCTCTCTGGTTTCCGGAAAACACCTATGAGGATATCTATTATCTGGCCAGCATGCATTTCGCAAATTCTTATCTTGACGAAACGCTCGACAGCGTAGGCATTAGAATACGAGGCAATACTTCTCGTGAGAATTTTAAGAAATCGCTTAAAATCGATTTCAGGGAATTTGGTGGCGATAAGTTTCATGGATACAAAAAATTCAATTTAAAAGCAGGGGTGAATGACCCTTCGATGCTGCGCGAATACATAAGTATGCAAATGTATCAGGCTGCCAATATACCTGTTGCCCGGGCACAACATGCGCGGGTTTATATAAATGGCGAATACATGGGTCTTTATTTGAATGTAGAACAGATTGACGATGAGTTTCTGGACAAACGCTTTGATTCCGAGCTAGGTAACCTTTATAAATGCTTTTGGGGGGCTACTTTTGAAAACAATGGCGAGGTAAACAACAACAACCTCTACGAGCTAAAGACCAACGAAGAAACAAACGACCGAAGCAAACTAATCAATTTTGTAACAGTACTCAATTCCTATTCGGGCGAAGACCTTAAAACGCGGATCGAAGCGATTTTCGATGTAGAAACCTACCTTCGCCAAATGGCGGTTGAAACCCTCATTGGTCATTGGGATGGCTACTCGTTTAATTCCAATAATTTTTACATACACGAAAACCCCACTACCAATAAAATCGATTTCATTCCTTACGATCTCGACAATACTTTTGGCATTGACTGGGTCGGCGGCGACTGGGGAACCCGCGATGTGAAACAATGGGGCTCTGACTGGATCAATCTTCCTTTAAACACAAAGCTTCTGGGTATAGACAGTTATTTCGAAAGCTATTGCAGGAACATGGTTACCTTATGTAACACCTATTTTACACACGAATACCTCGACCCCATTCTCGACGAAAACCATACCCTGATTGCACCATTTGTAGAAGAAGATTTATACTATACTTACGACCGCAGCTATACTTACAGCGACTTTCAAAAAACCCTTGATGAGGCCCGGGGCGATCAAGTAAAATACGGCGTTAAAGAATACATTGGCGTAAGAAATGCCTCAGCCCTGGTTCAGCTTGAAGGTTATGAACCTTACGATACTACCAACAACGGAGGTGGCACAACTACCTCCATTTCTCCACTGGCTGAGTCTGTTTTAATCTTTCCAAACCCGGTAAAAGAAGGTTATTTCTTCATAAAAACAAGCAGACCCGATGCCAGCCCGGTAGTTTATGACCAAATGGGGCGTCAGGTTAAAATTGAATTCTATGATCTGGGTAATGGCGAGTACCGGCTTAGCTTTAATTCTTTGCCTCAGGCAGGATGGTATGTACTTAAAATAGATAATCTGGCACAGAAATTTATTGTCCGGTAA
- a CDS encoding helix-hairpin-helix domain-containing protein, with protein MRIRCLCMILACLATLQMAAQPAQGHLADWLESMLESSSGLIDKDEDGFELLVTDLEELYLNPLNLNTATGLDLEKLRLLTPFQIKSLLDYRQKMGKIISIDELHYVFGFDVHTVELIRPFVAIGPPEGYKSKGLESLKHEGLFRISQQNINSENFTGNAQKMYFRYKTGTYAGFQAGVLAEKDAGEDFFAGTNPGGFDHYSGFFSYKGNGFIKNIIMGDYKLSVGQGLLMWNGYTSGKSTEVLQVQKRGQWIRGNSTADEYQFLRGGAITFGTRSFTLGIFTSQKKLDASLDTTSEEQAITTIRETGYHRTLAEQHPENNITEQCAGVRLNYTGSALSWGINSIITNYSLPFAVSDKIYRLPESGKQQFRGISFDYRYLQQNIQLFGEIAQSNGQMAFLQGINLMPVSNLHASVFYRFYHEMYYTPYFNAIAEGSSGSGEEGLFAGLQYSSGTRFKISAYADLFSFRRARYQVDGPSYGKEYLMEGLIRPAQGLEILLRYKFESKLLNQSDTSSQKLAFQKLFEKHAVRIHLRYNLSEALAMATRCEVSKSGYSETEPFLGYLLYQDIFFRKIEKLQFTARYAWFDAREYSSRIYAYEHNLRYVYSMPAYYGKGTRTYLMAHYQPSKSLMATLRWSCTSYFETGIASLHEVSFQCIFRF; from the coding sequence ATGAGAATAAGGTGCTTATGTATGATTCTGGCTTGCCTGGCAACCCTTCAAATGGCTGCACAGCCTGCTCAGGGCCATTTGGCTGATTGGCTCGAGTCGATGTTGGAGTCTTCTTCCGGACTTATTGATAAAGATGAGGATGGATTCGAACTATTGGTAACCGACCTGGAGGAGTTGTATTTAAATCCCTTAAACCTCAATACAGCCACTGGGCTCGATCTCGAAAAATTACGTCTTTTAACTCCTTTTCAGATTAAATCGCTGCTTGACTACAGGCAGAAAATGGGTAAAATAATTTCTATCGACGAACTACATTATGTGTTTGGATTTGATGTGCATACAGTAGAATTAATTCGACCCTTTGTGGCGATAGGTCCCCCCGAGGGTTATAAATCAAAAGGCTTGGAAAGTCTGAAGCACGAGGGACTCTTTCGCATTTCGCAGCAAAACATTAATTCAGAAAACTTTACAGGGAATGCTCAAAAGATGTACTTCCGATACAAGACTGGCACTTATGCCGGTTTTCAGGCTGGAGTCTTGGCAGAAAAGGATGCGGGTGAAGATTTCTTTGCGGGAACCAACCCCGGTGGATTCGATCATTATTCAGGCTTTTTTTCCTATAAAGGCAATGGATTTATCAAAAATATTATCATGGGCGATTACAAGCTAAGTGTCGGACAGGGGCTGCTCATGTGGAATGGATATACTTCAGGCAAATCGACCGAAGTTTTACAAGTACAAAAACGTGGGCAATGGATAAGAGGAAATAGCACAGCCGATGAGTATCAGTTTCTACGTGGTGGGGCTATCACTTTCGGCACAAGAAGTTTTACACTTGGTATTTTTACTTCGCAAAAGAAACTGGATGCCTCGCTTGATACTACTTCAGAAGAACAAGCAATCACTACCATTCGCGAAACAGGTTATCACCGCACACTGGCCGAACAGCACCCGGAAAACAATATCACCGAGCAGTGTGCAGGAGTCAGGCTTAATTATACTGGTTCTGCTCTGTCATGGGGGATTAACAGCATTATTACCAATTACAGCTTGCCATTTGCAGTTTCAGATAAAATCTATCGATTACCCGAATCGGGCAAACAACAGTTTCGTGGTATTTCGTTCGATTACAGGTATCTTCAACAGAATATTCAGTTATTTGGCGAAATTGCCCAATCCAATGGCCAAATGGCTTTTTTGCAAGGCATCAACCTGATGCCAGTTTCGAACCTTCATGCGAGTGTTTTTTATAGGTTTTACCACGAGATGTATTATACACCCTATTTCAATGCCATAGCTGAGGGAAGCTCAGGTAGCGGTGAAGAGGGTCTTTTTGCAGGTTTACAATACTCGTCTGGCACAAGGTTTAAAATTTCTGCTTATGCCGACTTGTTTTCTTTTCGTAGGGCACGTTATCAGGTCGATGGCCCATCTTATGGGAAAGAATACCTCATGGAAGGGCTTATTCGTCCTGCCCAGGGATTAGAGATTTTATTAAGGTACAAATTCGAATCAAAACTATTGAACCAGTCCGATACAAGTAGCCAGAAGCTTGCTTTTCAGAAGCTATTTGAAAAACATGCAGTACGCATTCATCTTCGCTATAATTTAAGCGAAGCATTGGCTATGGCAACTCGCTGTGAGGTTTCCAAAAGCGGATATTCCGAAACAGAACCATTTTTGGGATACCTTTTATATCAGGATATATTTTTCAGGAAAATAGAAAAACTTCAATTCACTGCCAGGTATGCCTGGTTCGATGCCCGTGAATACTCTTCGCGTATTTATGCCTACGAGCATAACTTGCGTTATGTATATTCTATGCCCGCCTATTACGGTAAAGGCACTCGCACTTACCTGATGGCACACTATCAACCTTCCAAATCTCTTATGGCAACCCTGCGCTGGTCGTGCACCAGTTATTTCGAAACAGGCATAGCATCATTGCACGAAGTGTCGTTTCAGTGCATATTCCGTTTCTGA
- a CDS encoding 4-hydroxy-3-methylbut-2-enyl diphosphate reductase, protein MQVIIDPKSGFCFGVQKAIALAEENLTANGKLYCLGDIVHNAKEVERLEKLGLEVISLEQYYQLASCTVLLRAHGEPPEIYEHARKNQIELIDGTCKVVTKLQKRVKKSFESIESKGSLVIFGKTAHPEVNGLCGQVNYKAIVVEDEAGLDQVNLSEPIVLYAQTTMSREKYQHLKEALKQKMKNPELLEYHDTICGQVANRGPWLQEFSRSVETVVFVGGQKSSNSKVLFGHCLIANPNTFFVSASAELKGLPLKNSKTIGVCGATSTPYWLLEEVAGELKKLFP, encoded by the coding sequence ATGCAGGTAATAATCGATCCAAAATCGGGCTTTTGTTTCGGAGTGCAAAAGGCCATTGCACTAGCCGAAGAAAACCTTACGGCTAATGGTAAGCTCTATTGCCTGGGCGATATTGTGCATAATGCAAAGGAGGTTGAACGATTGGAAAAACTCGGACTCGAAGTGATTTCACTCGAGCAATATTATCAGCTTGCATCCTGCACAGTATTATTGCGAGCGCATGGCGAACCTCCCGAAATTTATGAACATGCCCGGAAAAACCAAATTGAGCTTATCGACGGCACTTGTAAGGTTGTTACCAAACTGCAGAAAAGGGTTAAAAAAAGTTTCGAATCCATAGAAAGCAAGGGAAGCCTGGTAATTTTCGGAAAAACTGCACATCCTGAGGTGAACGGACTTTGTGGTCAGGTAAACTACAAGGCAATTGTGGTGGAAGACGAAGCGGGATTGGATCAGGTGAATTTATCTGAACCAATTGTTCTCTATGCTCAGACCACCATGAGCCGCGAAAAATACCAGCATCTCAAAGAGGCGCTTAAACAGAAAATGAAAAACCCGGAGTTGCTAGAATACCATGATACCATTTGCGGGCAGGTGGCTAATCGGGGACCATGGTTGCAGGAGTTTAGCCGGAGTGTCGAAACAGTAGTTTTTGTCGGTGGGCAAAAAAGCTCCAACAGCAAAGTCTTGTTTGGGCATTGCCTTATTGCAAATCCAAACACTTTTTTTGTTAGCGCGTCTGCGGAGCTTAAGGGTCTTCCGCTGAAAAACTCCAAAACTATCGGTGTGTGTGGTGCTACTTCTACCCCATATTGGCTGTTGGAGGAAGTGGCCGGGGAGCTAAAAAAGTTGTTTCCATGA
- a CDS encoding RNA polymerase sigma factor RpoD/SigA — MRQLKITKSITNRNSDSLEKYLHDIGKEELISPEEEVDLARRIKKGDQEALEKLTKANLRFVVSVAKQYQHQGLSLPDLINEGNLGLIKAAQKFDETKGFKFISYAVWWIRQCILQALAEQSRIVRLPLNKIGALNKMNKTFSQLEQAHEREPSADELAEALDLPKEKIYSTLELSGRHMSVDAPFQEGEDNSLLDVLSNPENPSTDHFLMEESLKQEIERTLNTLPEKERKVIRAFYGIGRKPMSLEEIGDSIGISRERTRQIKEKAIKHLRQRAKSKLLKSYLG, encoded by the coding sequence ATGAGGCAATTAAAGATTACAAAATCCATAACCAACCGAAATAGCGACTCTCTCGAGAAATACCTTCACGATATTGGAAAAGAAGAGTTGATTTCGCCCGAAGAAGAAGTTGATCTGGCTCGCCGGATAAAAAAAGGCGATCAGGAAGCGCTGGAAAAACTTACCAAAGCAAACCTTCGATTTGTGGTATCGGTGGCCAAACAATACCAGCACCAGGGTTTAAGTCTTCCCGACCTTATCAACGAAGGAAACCTTGGATTGATTAAAGCCGCCCAGAAATTTGACGAAACCAAGGGATTTAAATTCATTTCCTATGCGGTATGGTGGATTCGTCAGTGCATTTTACAGGCCCTGGCTGAGCAATCGCGCATTGTGCGTTTGCCACTCAATAAAATAGGTGCGCTGAATAAAATGAACAAAACATTCAGCCAGCTCGAGCAGGCCCATGAGCGCGAACCCTCAGCAGACGAGCTTGCCGAAGCACTTGACCTGCCTAAAGAAAAAATTTACAGTACGCTGGAATTATCTGGTCGGCATATGTCTGTCGATGCCCCTTTTCAGGAGGGTGAAGATAATAGCCTCCTCGATGTTCTAAGTAATCCTGAAAACCCCAGCACCGACCATTTTCTGATGGAAGAATCGCTGAAACAGGAGATTGAGCGTACCCTCAACACCCTTCCGGAGAAGGAACGCAAGGTAATCCGTGCCTTCTATGGTATCGGTCGTAAACCCATGTCTCTGGAAGAAATTGGCGATTCAATTGGAATTTCGCGCGAACGCACACGGCAGATTAAAGAAAAAGCCATTAAGCACCTGCGTCAGCGAGCCAAAAGTAAACTCCTGAAATCGTACCTGGGTTAA
- a CDS encoding YkgJ family cysteine cluster protein, producing MNRRSDSVAKENKLFLERIVKTKPKNLDKLVNELHDEAFKKIDCLECAKCCSSLGPQIFESDIERLASALKMKTSILKDSYIRLDEEGDYVFKQSPCPFLCDDNLCSVYASRPKACREYPHTDRKRFYQVARKTYHNAMVCPAVYSILESLKKML from the coding sequence ATGAACCGTCGTTCGGACTCCGTGGCAAAGGAGAACAAGTTATTTTTGGAACGCATCGTTAAAACAAAGCCCAAAAACCTTGATAAACTGGTGAATGAGCTCCATGACGAAGCCTTTAAAAAAATCGATTGCCTCGAATGTGCAAAATGCTGCAGCTCTCTTGGCCCACAGATATTTGAAAGTGATATTGAGCGCCTGGCATCTGCTCTTAAAATGAAGACCTCGATACTTAAGGATAGCTATATCCGGCTTGATGAAGAGGGCGATTATGTATTTAAGCAGAGTCCATGCCCTTTTCTTTGCGACGATAATCTCTGCTCGGTTTATGCCAGCAGACCCAAAGCCTGCCGTGAATATCCACACACCGACCGCAAAAGGTTTTACCAGGTAGCACGAAAAACCTACCACAATGCCATGGTTTGTCCCGCTGTGTATTCCATTCTCGAATCGCTGAAGAAAATGCTCTAA
- the porQ gene encoding type IX secretion system protein PorQ — protein sequence MKIFFQLIFAFILVFFFQLPLISQSGGDNTYDFLSITNSARVASLGGQVVSLKDDDLNLVYHNPSLLTPAMSSQLALNYINYFAGTNFGYVGYAWQPKKKYTLATGLHYLNYGEFIAAEPTGIQTGTFRADDYALNTYWSRPLADSNWRVGATAKAIYSQYESYNSFGLAIDAGITYSNEVKLFSAALVMKNAGFQLKRYNPNDKHEPLPFEIQLGLTQQLRHAPFRFSFTAHQLQQFNLLYKTEKDKEEEIDPLTGEPIPETPGADFADNLMRHLIFGLEFTPSKNFYISLGYNYKRRQELKIDDMAGMAGFSYGFGLKIKKLGISYGRSTYHLAGASNHFSVTLNLSELNQKL from the coding sequence ATGAAAATATTCTTTCAGCTTATTTTTGCATTTATTCTGGTGTTTTTTTTTCAGTTACCTCTTATTTCTCAATCCGGAGGAGATAATACCTACGATTTTCTGAGTATCACCAATTCGGCCCGTGTGGCTTCGTTGGGCGGACAAGTAGTTAGCCTGAAAGACGATGATTTAAACCTGGTTTATCATAACCCATCGTTGCTTACTCCAGCAATGAGTTCTCAACTGGCATTGAATTACATCAATTATTTTGCCGGCACCAATTTTGGCTATGTAGGATATGCCTGGCAACCGAAAAAAAAATATACCCTAGCAACGGGATTGCACTACCTCAATTACGGTGAATTTATTGCTGCTGAGCCTACAGGCATACAAACAGGTACTTTCAGGGCCGACGATTACGCACTTAACACCTATTGGTCGAGACCATTGGCTGATTCGAACTGGCGTGTGGGGGCAACGGCCAAAGCCATTTATTCGCAATACGAAAGTTACAATTCATTTGGACTGGCCATTGATGCGGGTATTACCTATTCGAACGAGGTGAAGCTCTTTTCAGCTGCCCTTGTAATGAAGAATGCCGGCTTTCAGTTGAAACGATACAATCCGAACGACAAACACGAGCCCCTGCCCTTTGAAATTCAGCTTGGATTAACCCAGCAACTAAGGCATGCCCCATTCCGGTTTTCCTTTACTGCTCATCAATTGCAGCAATTCAACCTGCTTTACAAAACCGAAAAAGACAAGGAAGAAGAGATCGACCCTCTTACAGGCGAACCAATACCCGAAACCCCTGGGGCCGACTTTGCCGATAACCTGATGCGCCATCTGATTTTTGGTCTGGAGTTTACCCCTTCGAAAAATTTTTATATAAGCCTGGGGTATAATTACAAACGCCGCCAGGAGCTTAAGATTGACGATATGGCCGGAATGGCCGGTTTTTCGTATGGGTTTGGATTAAAAATAAAGAAGTTAGGGATTAGTTATGGTCGGTCGACCTATCACCTGGCAGGTGCTTCCAATCACTTTTCGGTTACCCTTAACCTTTCTGAACTCAATCAGAAACTGTAA
- a CDS encoding GxxExxY protein: protein MTENEISYKVIGAAIEIHKSIGPGLLESAYENALAYDLKELGFDVKQQVSLPFIYKEVKQDVGYRIDLLVNNKLIIEIKAVEVIAPVHYAQLLTYLKLSGYKLGLLINFNSKTLRDSIHRVVNNL from the coding sequence ATGACTGAAAATGAAATCTCTTATAAAGTAATTGGTGCTGCAATAGAAATTCATAAAAGTATTGGTCCCGGATTGTTGGAATCTGCTTATGAAAATGCCCTGGCTTATGATCTAAAAGAGTTAGGTTTTGATGTTAAACAGCAGGTAAGTTTGCCTTTTATATACAAGGAAGTTAAACAAGATGTTGGATACAGGATAGATTTGTTGGTAAATAACAAACTGATCATTGAAATAAAAGCAGTTGAAGTAATAGCCCCAGTGCATTATGCTCAATTATTAACCTACCTAAAACTATCTGGATATAAATTGGGTTTATTGATAAATTTCAATTCAAAAACCTTAAGAGATAGTATTCATAGAGTTGTGAACAATCTTTAA
- the purE gene encoding 5-(carboxyamino)imidazole ribonucleotide mutase translates to MNPKVSIIMGSTSDLPVMKKAADFLNDMEIPFEINALSAHRTPEEVEKFAKNAEERGIQVIIAAAGMAAHLPGVIASMVKIPVIGVPIKASLDGLDALLAIVQMPPGIPVATVGIDGAQNAGILAAQIIATGNAEIAAKLTVFKSSLKEKIVQANQELKEIKYKYKTN, encoded by the coding sequence ATGAATCCAAAAGTAAGCATTATCATGGGGAGCACTTCCGATCTGCCGGTTATGAAAAAGGCTGCTGATTTCCTGAACGATATGGAAATACCTTTTGAAATAAACGCCTTATCGGCTCACCGGACACCTGAAGAAGTAGAAAAGTTTGCAAAAAATGCAGAAGAAAGAGGAATACAGGTAATTATTGCAGCAGCAGGAATGGCTGCCCACCTTCCAGGTGTTATTGCGTCCATGGTAAAAATTCCGGTAATAGGGGTACCCATTAAAGCTAGTTTAGATGGTTTGGATGCCTTATTGGCCATTGTACAAATGCCTCCGGGCATACCGGTAGCCACCGTGGGTATCGATGGGGCGCAAAATGCCGGCATTCTCGCAGCACAGATCATTGCTACCGGCAATGCCGAAATTGCAGCCAAACTGACTGTGTTTAAAAGTAGTCTCAAGGAAAAGATTGTACAAGCCAATCAGGAACTCAAAGAAATTAAATACAAATACAAAACCAATTAA
- a CDS encoding DMT family transporter, with amino-acid sequence MNQKKGTGVAYTYFMLMAAMLCWGLSFVWYKQALEVFPPVTLVLARLLLSLPLLFISALLLKRLKKIQRADFPLFLLLAFLEPFLYFIGESLGMQYVSSTVAAIVISTIPLFMAIVMLVNKKETLYLLNYLGILVSFIGVVFVVISDRENMVATHKGILLMMISVFAAVGYGFAIKKAAEKYNSLTIVTTQNFLGAIYFIPVFLIFEQQKVATISWDIHKFMPLFYLAIFASTFAYLGYIQGVRKLGVSKATVFANFIPVFTAIFALIILGDSINLLKIAGIILVVSGLILSQAGKMHQESKPEDEILNELY; translated from the coding sequence ATGAACCAGAAAAAAGGCACTGGTGTGGCATACACCTATTTTATGCTTATGGCGGCTATGCTTTGCTGGGGCCTAAGCTTTGTATGGTACAAACAGGCTCTTGAAGTTTTCCCTCCCGTTACGCTAGTGCTGGCAAGGTTGCTACTATCGCTTCCTCTGCTTTTTATTTCGGCTTTGTTGCTAAAGCGACTGAAGAAAATTCAGAGGGCGGATTTTCCGCTTTTTCTTCTTCTTGCTTTTCTTGAGCCCTTCTTATATTTTATCGGCGAAAGTCTTGGTATGCAGTATGTTTCATCCACCGTGGCAGCTATTGTCATTTCCACTATCCCTTTATTTATGGCCATTGTGATGCTGGTAAACAAAAAGGAAACTCTCTATTTGCTTAACTATTTGGGCATTCTGGTTTCTTTTATTGGGGTTGTTTTTGTGGTTATCAGCGACCGCGAAAATATGGTTGCTACTCACAAGGGTATTTTGCTGATGATGATTTCTGTATTTGCTGCCGTAGGTTATGGTTTCGCAATAAAAAAGGCTGCCGAGAAGTATAATTCCCTTACCATTGTCACTACTCAAAATTTTTTGGGAGCCATCTATTTTATTCCTGTGTTCTTAATTTTTGAGCAACAGAAGGTGGCCACCATATCATGGGATATACACAAATTCATGCCCTTGTTTTACCTGGCTATTTTCGCTTCTACTTTTGCCTACCTTGGCTACATACAGGGGGTGCGGAAATTAGGTGTGTCAAAAGCTACCGTATTTGCCAATTTTATTCCGGTGTTTACTGCTATTTTTGCATTGATTATTCTTGGCGACAGCATTAACCTCTTAAAAATAGCAGGGATTATCCTTGTTGTAAGCGGATTAATTTTATCGCAGGCAGGTAAAATGCATCAGGAATCAAAACCCGAAGATGAGATATTGAATGAGCTATACTAG
- a CDS encoding (d)CMP kinase produces MSKRKKFIVAVDGHSSCGKSTFAKQIAKKLQFTYIDSGAMYRAVACYVLENNMAVEKQIQTDALITALPSVHIRFETNQHGISETFLNGKSVEEAIRGVAVSELVSEVSKIKEVRKYLVSLQQEMGSEGGIVMDGRDIGTVVFPHAEVKLFMTADADVRARRRFDELTAKGLSVSYEEIRNNVVERDYHDMNRTESPLIQASDAVVLDNSFMTIEQQMEWFIHLLQQKKLL; encoded by the coding sequence ATGTCTAAAAGAAAGAAATTCATCGTAGCAGTCGACGGGCATTCTTCTTGTGGTAAAAGCACTTTTGCCAAGCAAATAGCCAAAAAACTTCAGTTTACCTATATCGACAGTGGAGCCATGTACCGCGCAGTGGCCTGTTATGTGCTTGAGAATAATATGGCAGTTGAAAAACAAATTCAGACCGATGCTCTGATTACAGCTTTGCCTTCGGTTCATATTCGTTTCGAAACCAATCAGCATGGAATCAGCGAGACTTTTTTAAATGGGAAAAGTGTGGAAGAAGCCATTCGTGGCGTAGCAGTATCGGAATTGGTAAGTGAGGTGAGCAAAATAAAAGAGGTTCGTAAATATCTTGTCAGCTTGCAGCAGGAGATGGGCAGCGAGGGTGGCATTGTGATGGATGGACGTGATATTGGCACTGTAGTATTTCCGCATGCCGAAGTAAAGCTTTTTATGACGGCTGATGCCGATGTAAGGGCACGCCGGCGATTTGATGAATTAACAGCCAAGGGCCTTTCGGTTTCTTACGAAGAGATCAGAAATAACGTAGTGGAGCGCGATTATCACGATATGAACCGGACAGAAAGTCCGCTTATTCAGGCCTCCGATGCGGTGGTCCTCGATAACAGTTTCATGACCATTGAGCAGCAAATGGAATGGTTTATTCACTTGTTGCAACAAAAAAAGCTTCTTTAA
- a CDS encoding diacylglycerol kinase family lipid kinase, with the protein MAAKTKIVFIINPIAGTRKAPHLEDLAIRLLDDKWKPQFIRTDYAGHATQIVKNKLKKGAKFFIAVGGDGTVNEVASALVGSKANMGIVPCGSGNGLARSLKIPLKTDKALQCISQGFTRQIDAGQINGNYFFCTCGVGFDAKIGKKFSKTKTRGFHNYIKTTLREYLTYQPKKYTLKVDGEKIRTRAFLITIANAGQYGNNAYIAPNALIDDGKLEVCILKPFPHRHSFGLGMKLFTRNMDKSKYLDIQSCKSLVFCKKKMFNFHIDGDPIKLVGPIRIEVIPKSLNVITPMPKGKQAEATN; encoded by the coding sequence ATGGCAGCTAAAACTAAAATTGTATTCATTATAAATCCCATTGCAGGTACCCGAAAGGCTCCCCATTTGGAAGATTTGGCAATAAGACTGTTGGACGATAAATGGAAGCCGCAGTTTATCAGAACAGATTATGCTGGTCATGCCACCCAAATCGTGAAAAATAAACTTAAAAAAGGCGCTAAGTTCTTTATAGCAGTTGGAGGCGATGGCACAGTGAACGAAGTTGCTTCGGCACTGGTAGGTTCAAAGGCCAATATGGGTATTGTACCCTGTGGTTCGGGTAATGGACTCGCCCGTAGTTTAAAAATACCACTGAAGACAGATAAAGCCTTGCAGTGTATCTCACAAGGTTTTACGCGCCAGATTGATGCCGGACAAATCAATGGCAACTATTTTTTTTGTACCTGTGGGGTAGGTTTCGATGCAAAAATCGGCAAGAAGTTTTCTAAAACAAAAACCCGGGGATTCCATAACTACATTAAAACAACGCTGCGCGAATACCTGACTTACCAACCGAAAAAATACACACTCAAAGTCGATGGCGAAAAGATTCGGACAAGGGCTTTTCTTATTACCATTGCCAATGCCGGTCAATATGGAAACAATGCTTACATTGCCCCAAATGCGCTCATCGATGACGGAAAACTTGAAGTTTGCATCTTAAAACCATTTCCACACAGACATTCTTTTGGTCTGGGTATGAAGCTGTTTACCCGCAACATGGATAAAAGCAAATACCTTGATATACAAAGTTGCAAGTCGCTGGTGTTTTGCAAAAAAAAGATGTTCAACTTTCATATCGACGGTGACCCGATTAAACTGGTTGGGCCAATTCGTATAGAGGTAATTCCAAAAAGCTTGAATGTTATAACTCCCATGCCAAAAGGAAAACAAGCTGAAGCAACGAATTAG